The following are encoded in a window of Psilocybe cubensis strain MGC-MH-2018 chromosome 4, whole genome shotgun sequence genomic DNA:
- a CDS encoding vacuolar transporter chaperone, translating into MSTQPLLQRTATKRIALPVRVEPKVSFANERTFLSWLHFTVVLGGLAVGLLNFGDKVGKISAALFSLVAMAIMIYALYTYHWRAASIRRGGRGPYDDRVGPTVLCIALLIAVLINFILRFTQP; encoded by the exons ATGTCCACACAACCCCTCCTCCAACGAACCGCCACAAAGCGTATCGCCCTCCCTGTCCGTGTAGAACCCAAGGTCTCCTTTGCAAACGAGCGTACTTTTCTCTCATGGCTCCATTTTACTGTCGTCCTCGGTGGTCTTGCAGTCGGTTTGCTCAACTTTGGCGATAAG GTTGGAAAAATCAGTGCTGCCTTATTTTCTCTAGTCG CAATGGCCATCATGATTTACGCGCTCTATACCTACCATTGGAGAGCAGCATCCATACGTCGCGGCGGAAGGGGTCCTTATGATGATAGGGTCGGTCCG ACTGTTCTGTGCATCGCGCTTCTCA TTGCCGTTTTGATCAACTTTATCCTTCGTTTTACACAACCATGA
- a CDS encoding SWR1-complex protein 4, translated as MAISAADVRSALSIPEGNATAGPSQPKKHLPQNARKPDGISRELYSLIGPSAPSLAAQLAKPRLKQKPNFGGGTAKTRWELRPFKNGARQDNLELWHWEKVTSDPPTEYAFAKYNTQSTTYIYSQDEYTRFLDDKEWTKEETDYLFSVVQDYDSRWYIIYDRYDFPGGPTRSLEDLKDRYYSVCRKLVRNRPWAGDEASKAQLISSFQFDKEREMTRKKYIISLENRTPDQIAEEEALYIEVKRLEHNERKFKKERESLLRTLAGIDSGLPDIVEDDGTQMGISNEKTTTKGATTKKKGGQPTDVDSPATPSVASTPALKRPSTTKNAVYDATHCIIRTEPPTSGVATKAAHQPAYLRSFKLPTPKAAIAPKITQALAELGISHSRLVMPTRENTAQLEALLDATTALIETKRVMDKVEYDIQVLKNRLGMREASQAATDVEMKQENTGDAEGSNFGETGGENEDGEDGRAQSVMSARSARNRKHPRRSVSVSSVDTASTRAGVKRQKKN; from the exons atGGCCATCTCTGCAGCAGATGTTCGCAGCGCACTTTCAATACCAGAGGGGAATGCGACCGCTGGACCCTCACAACCCAAGAAACATTTACCACAAAATGCGCGAAAACCGGATGGGATCTCAAGGGAATTGTACTCTCTCATCGGCCCATCAGCACCCTCATTAGCGGCCCAACTTGCCAAACCACGTCTAAAACAGAAGCCAAATTTTGGCGGTGGAACCGCAAAAACTAGATG GGAACTACGACCCTTTAAGAATGGTGCTCGACAGGATAACCTTGAACTTTGGCATTGGGAAAAAGTGACCTCCGATCCTCCTACCG AATATGCCTTTGCAAAGTATAACACCCAGTCGACTACATACATATATTCACAAGATGAATATACGCGCTTTCTGGACG ATAAAGAATGGACCAAAGAAGAGACAGACTACCTATTCAGCGTTGTACAAGACTATGACTCTCGGTGGTATATAATCTATGATCGCTATGACTTCCCCGGAGGGCCAACTCGATCACTCGAG GACCTGAAAGATCGTTACTACAGCGTATGTCGGAAGCTGGTTCGAAATCGGCCGTGGGCAGGGGACGAAGCTAGCAAAGCACAACTGATATCTAGTTTCCAGTTTGACAAAG AACGTGAAATGaccagaaaaaaatacattaTCAGTCTTGAAAACCGGACACCAGATCAAAttgcagaggaagaggcttTATATATCGAGGTCAAACGCTTGGAACATAACGAGAGGAAATTCAAAAAAGAGCGGGAAAGCCTACTGAGAACGCTTGCGGGCATTGACTCTGGATTACCCGACATTGTAGAGGACGATGGCACTCAAATGGGTATTTCCAATGAGAAGACGACAACCAAGGGAGCCActacaaaaaagaaagggggACAACCAACAGACGTGGACAGCCCAGCCACGCCTTCTGTGGCATCCACCCCAGCTCTTAAACGTCCAAGCACAACTAAGAATGCAGTCTACG ATGCTACGCATTGTATTATCCGAACGGAACCGCCAACTTCCGGTGTAGCTACCAAGGCTGCACACCAACCAGCATACCTACGGTCGTTTAAGCTACCTACGCCTAAAGCTGCCATTGCACCTAAAATCACGCAGGCCCTGGCAGAATTAGGAATCTCTCACAGCCGACTGGTTATGCCGACACGTGAAAACACTGCGCAACTGGAGGCTCTCTTGGACGCAACGACAGCTTTGATTGAAACGAAGCGAGTCATGGATAAAGTTGAATATGACATACAAGTGCTAAAAAATAGGCTGGGAATGAGAGAGGCTAGCCAAGCTGCAACCGATGTCGAAATGAAGCAGGAGAACACCGGGGACGCGGAAGGCTCTAATTTCGGGGAAACGGGAGGCGAAAATGAAGATGGCGAAGATGGGAGAGCTCAAAGTGTTATGAGTGCTCGGAGTGCGAGGAACAGGAAACAT CCTCGACGATCTGTATCGGTGTCGTCCGTAGATACTGCGTCAACACGAGCAGGCGTTAAACgacagaagaagaactgA
- a CDS encoding putative ATPase YjoB: protein MSNSKFEDSGHIDLAGDEFVNIWTTEGGQTLTAESTKKDNKDFYEQWVAKSSGTLAIPAVAGADALRALYPDHSVILTQGYSFNILGFPAATFIPIDTTKLVNNLVYVPVARNLGTVPGILANNIVFGGFKVAWKQFEYIIYTIEFPEGFGKLRQYFILHKGPEEVSRLFLLAAGAWNDSLHDEIWVFNQGFWSKDHGLWVEVQKADWKDVILGEDFKQALQKDVYGFFSSEAIYKELAIPWKRGLIMHGPPGNGKTISLKAIMKTCGEKGFSPLYVKSFKSYKGEEGAMADVFDKARQLSPCVIILEDLDSLINDSNRSFFLNQLDGLEGNDGMLIIGTTNHFDRLDPALSTRPSRFDRKYLFDDPTESERKLYAKYWQTKLKSNKDINFPDELVDKVAHLTEKFSFAYLKEVFVSSLVTLSGIEGEKPTLESLLLKQIKVLRKQLDKPTTSVENLKPTHTRISTSPANPFVSTGRGVSSEPDLDPDTNLALGFDYLTSFQGSDFFSDGMRRRQEINASLRERLPRPGVRNHPSRGSLDETFSHIEPEINSIRHIRFRDRGADSSLNRLGFSQSTYPETQRARSTTDREQSYRLAQEVGLHVAQQIPDETMNFPLPAYLDTIHLSSWPALKRGSTSSSASSSIANDSEGMHNPFSTHASWDHRLGTTGSIPSSSTLND from the exons ATGTCTAATTCCAAGTTTGAGGATTCGGGTCACATTGACTTGGCAGGGGACGAGTTTGTCAATATCTGGACGACTGAAGGCGGACAAACGCTCACTGCGGAGTCTACGAAGAAAGATAACAAAGACTTCTATGAGCAATGGGTAGCAAAGT CTTCCGGAACGCTGGCAATACCTGCTGTAGCAGG CGCAGATGCTTTGCGAGCACTATATCCAGACCATTCCGTTATCCTGACGCAAGGGTATTCATTCAATATCCTTGGTTTCCCGGCTGCTACTTTTATTCCAATTGATACAACAAAGCTTGTTAACAACCTCGTCTACGTTCCAGTTGCAAGAAATCTAGGTACTGTCCCTGGCATTTTAGCTAACAACATTGTCTTTGGAGGGTTCAAAGTAGCTTGGAAG CAATTCGAGTATATCATATACACCATCGAG TTCCCTGAGGGATTCGGTAAATTACGACAGTACTTTATCTTGCACAAAG GCCCTGAAGAAGTCTCTCGCTTATTTCTTCTTGCGGCTGGGGCCTGGAATGACTCTTTACATGATGAGATCTGGGTATTTAACCAAGGATTTTGGTCAAAAGACCATGGCCTTTGGGTTGAAGTACAGAAAGCAGACTGGAAAGACGTCATACTCGGCGAAGACTTCAAGCAAGCACTCCAGAAAGACGTGTACGGGTTCTTCTCCTCAGAAGCCATATATAAAGAATTGGCTATTCCATGGAAG CGCGGTCTCATAATGCATGGTCCGCCAG GAAATGGTAAAACTATCAGCCTCAAAGCCATCATGAAGACCTGCGGGGAGAAAGGCTTTTCGCCTTTGTACGTCAAGTCATTCAAGA GCTATAAAGGCGAAGAAGGCGCTATGGCAGATGTGTTCGACAAAGCTCGTCAACTTTCACCTTGCGTTATTATTCTCGAAGATCTCGACAGTCTCATCAACGATTCCAATCGTTCTTTCTTCCTTAACCAACTCGATGGGTTGGAGGGAAATGATGGGATGCTCATCATTGGAACTACCAACCACTTTGACCGACTTGACCCAGCACTCAGTACTAGACCAAGTAGGTTTGATAGGAAATA CTTATTCGACGATCCAACGGAGTCAGAACGAAAATTATACGCTAAATATTGGCAAACCAAATTGAAGTCAAATAAGGATATCAACTTTCCAGACGAGTTGGTCGATAAGGTCGCACATCTCACTGAAAAATTCAGTTTCGCTTATCTCAAAGAAGTATT CGTTTCATCTTTGGTCACGCTTTCAGGCATTGAGGGCGAGAAGCCGACTTTAGAAAGCCTATTGCTGAAACAAATTAAAGTCCTTCGTAAACAGCTAGACAAACCCACAACTTCAGTGGAAAACCTCAAGCCCACTCATACTCGCATTTCCACTTCTCCAGCTAATCCCTTTGTTTCAACCGGTCGTGGCGTTTCCTCAGAGCCCGACTTGGATCCAGATACAAATCTAGCTCTGGGCTTTGATTACCTGACGTCTTTTCAAGGCTCCGACTTCTTTTCCGATGGAATGCGTAGACGCCAGGAAATCAATGCATCACTTCGAGAGAGGCTACCACGACCTGGCGTAAGGAATCATCCAAGTCGGGGATCACTTGATGAAACTTTCTCGCATATAGAGCCAGAGATAAACTCAATAAGGCATATACGATTCCGAGACCGCGGTGCCGATTCAAGTTTAAATAGGCTTGGATTCTCTCAATCTACCTATCCCGAAACTCAGCGAGCTAGGTCAACGACAGACCGCGAACAAAGTTACCGGCTGGCTCAGGAGGTAGGATTACACGTCGCGCAGCAGATTCCAGACGAGACGATGAACTTCCCACTGCCCGCCTACTTAGACACCATTCACTTATCTTCTTGGCCAGCTCTGAAGAGAGGCTCCACCTCATCTAGTGCCTCATCATCTATTGCAAATGACTCGGAGGGCATGCACAATCCATTCTCCACTCATGCTAGTTGGGATCATAGGCTGGGCACAACCGGTTCCATCCCCTCAAGTTCCACCCTTAACGACTGA
- a CDS encoding N-terminal acetyltransferase A complex catalytic subunit ard1: MRHLPHAIPMTSSSTNVIGVTTFTTPVRPARPIGTVKLKNHQTQESALFLEEVAFTAYYPAEVDGSSQKGVSWFLRPLRESLHGFAAFLGAREWLLWPIVYLFGAFVKIPAYPNAPLLSTRQTEDFTQWPLVIFSHGLGAGRTAYSQYCCRLAASGKVVLAVEHRDGTGTVCMRRSWNAEGKSEPRKLFYLRETDVHLEDTDTIDTHPIPLRGQQLAFRHHEIYITYSSFCRFIQQDSTLEFDTIDGSPYAQHRWSELNNAGQSLIRYDNDVVLAGHSFGGCTVLSILSTRPYDGYTSIPVERAVILDPWLEPLPSPGPVPLPNDIADAYCPKPAEKTVKSSDDIVSTSSSADSEFKKPHPSILVINSETFTLWKDHYTRLKDVIAGWEPQGDRILTIVGSEHVSFSDFPVLPILRKKNARLILDTITQLSLSFLGGTLEETLHVVPTVPMETTVMGLRKDELHIIFSTNYYFKSLTSTTTMNIRVMRVEDMMGMQACNLQNLPENYTMKYYMYHAMTWPSISYVAEDHKGRIVGYILAKMDEESLEPGKEPQGHVTSISVLRSYRRLGLAKKLMLQSQEAMSKVYRARYVSLHVRKSNRAALGLYRDTLGFTVKDIEKGYYADGEDAYSMRLSL; the protein is encoded by the exons ATGCGGCATTTGCCCCATGCTATCCCCATGACTTCCAGTTCCACAAATGTGA TTGGCGTAACCACGTTCACCACCCCTGTGCGCCCAGCTCGCCCAATTGGTACAGTCAAGCTTAAGAATCATCAAACACAAGAGAGCGCCCTCTTTCTGGAAGAAGTCGCATTTACTGCATATTACCCTGCAGAAGTTGATGGCTCCTCGCAAAAAGGTGTTTCATGGTTCCTTCG GCCGTTGAGGGAGTCACTACATGGCTTCGCAGCATTTCTAG GTGCCAGGGAATGGCTGTTGTGGCCTATAGTATACCTCTTTGGAGCTTTTGTAAAG ATACCAGCCTATCCCAACGCCCCCCTTCTCAGCACTCGACAAACCGAAGATTTTACCCAGTGGCCATTGGTCATCTTTTCCCATGGGCTTGGGGCCGGAAGAACTGCATACAG CCAATACTGTTGCCGCCTGGCTGCCTCTGGTAAAGTCGTCCTTGCGGTCGAGCATCGAGATGGTACTGGTACCGTTTGTATGCGTCGCTCATGGAATGCAGAGGGGAAGTCAGAACCCAGAAAATTGTTTTACCTACGGGAAACAGATGTACA TTTGGAAGATACTGATACAATAGACACCCATCCAATACCCTTACGCGGCCAACAACTGGCGTTTCGCCACCATGAAATCTACATAACCTATTCGTCATTTTGTCGTTTCATCCAACAAGATTCGACCTTGGAATTTGACACTATAGACGGGAGCCCGTATGCTCAACATAGGTGGTCGGAATTGAACAATGCAGGCCAAAGTCTGATTCGATATGATAACGATGTCGTTTTAGCCGGCCATTCATTCGGGGGGTGCACTGTG CTTTCTATACTTTCTACGAGACCTTATGATGGATATACATCAATACCAGTTGAAAGGGCCGTTATCTTGGATCCCTGGTTAGAACCGCTTCCTTCTCCTGGCCCTGTTCCGTTGCCAAATGATATTGCCGATGCTTATTGCCCAAAACCTGCCGAAAAAACTGTTAAGTCTTCTGATGATATCGTTTCTACCTCCTCGAGTGCAGATTCTGAGTTCAAAAAACCTCACCCATCTATTTTGGTGATTAACTCGGAAACCTTTACTTTATGGAAAGATCATTATACGCGGTTGAAAGACGTTATCGCGGGATGGGAACCCCAAGGTGATCGAATTTTGACTATAG TTGGCTCTGAACATGTGTCGTTCTCAGATTTTCCAGTACTTCCTATCCTTCGGAAGAAAAATGCTCGACTAATACTCGATACAATCACACAACTTTCTTTATCATTCCTAGGCGGTACCCTGGAAGAAACTCTTCATGTTGTCCCGACTGTGCCAATGGAAACCACAGTTATGGGGCTAAGAAAGGATG AACTACATATTATTTTCAGTACAAATTATTATTTCAAATCCTTGACGTCAACTACAACGATGAACATCCGAGTAATGAGA GTGGAAGATATGATGGGGATGCAGGCGTGCAATCTGCAGAACCTTCCAGAGAACTACACAATGAAATACT ACATGTACCATGCGATGACCTGGCCTTCTATTTCTTATGTCGCTGAGGACCATAAAGGGCGAATTGTTGGATACATTTTGGCGAAAAT GGATGAGGAGTCGTTGGAGCCTGGAAAAGAGCCTCAGGGCCACGTTACGTCGATATCCGTTCTGCGCTCCTATCGAAGATTAGGATTGGCGAAGAAACTTATGTTGCAATCCC aagaagccatGTCGAAGGTATACCGAGCCAGATACGTCTCACTGCACGTCCGTAAATCGAACAGAGCAGCGCTTGGGCTGTACAGGGATACATTGGGATTTACAGTGAAGGATATTGAAAAAGGATACT ATGCCGATGGAGAAGACGCGTACTCCATGCGTCTGTCGTTGTAA
- a CDS encoding Thioredoxin domain-containing protein plp1, which produces MNNSKAASLAARLVENNHPGRLRHRDEEDDDDEALFAELEEEIENDTNASVREHGLQVLKAEMERMKHKKANHYGEYTEITDEKEVVQVSAREPRCVVHFYHTKFKRCEIMDKHLAKLAPKYTNTRFFRVFVENIPWLVEKLFIKVLPCVICFVDGIAKDRLVGFEELGNDDMFSTAVLELRLAQSNAIQKSSGNALEPLFKVSSSRRQEQKDDDDEFDM; this is translated from the exons ATGAA CAACTCCAAGGCCGCCTCTCTTGCTGCTCGTTTGGTCGAAAATAACCATCCAGGCCGGTTGAGGCATcgcgatgaggaagatgacgacgacgaagccTTGTTTGCAGAACTGGAAGAGGAGATCGAGAACGACACCAATGCTTCCGTCAGAGAGCATGGTCTTCAGGTTCTCAAGGCAGA AATGGAGCGAATGAAGCATAAAAAGGCGAACCACTATGGCGAATATACAGAGATTACGGACGAGAAGGAGGTGGTTCAAGTGAGTGC ACGTGAACCGAGATGCGTTGTTCATTTCTATCACACGAAGTTTAAACGATGTGAGATAATGGACAAACACCTTGCC AAACTGGCACCGAAATATACAAATACGCGATTCTTCCGGGTCTTCGTCGAGAACATTCCATGGCTTGTCGAAAAGCTCTTCATTAAAGTTTTGCCCTGTGTTATCTGTTTTGTCGACGGTATAGCTAAGGATCG ATTGGTCGGATTCGAAGAATTAGGCAATGATGATATGTTCAGCACGGCAGTTCTTGAGCTACGCCTGGCGCAGTCAA ATGCTATTCAGAAATCAAGTGGTAATGCTCTAGAACCACTTTTCAAAGTATCTTCTTCGCGTAGACAGGAGCAAaaggatgacgacgacgagttTGATATGTAA
- a CDS encoding Homoisocitrate dehydrogenase: MFKTPIRTFSVSARQSLKIGLIPADGIGKEVIPAAKAAIIALGSDIPKPEFIDLSAGWETFTRTGVALPDETVQILRDECDCALFGSVSSPSRKVVGYSSPIVALRKKLDLYANVRPVVSVAPEVDQKPAVDLIVVRENTECLYVKEETLTEGPNGKEARASRLITERASRRIGQMAFELANARPRKHLTIIHKSNVLSVTDGLFRETVRGVTSLPDVNGKYNGVTIAEQLVDSAVYRLFREPEIFDVMVAPNLYGDIISDAAAALVGSLGLIPSINAGDNFVMGEPVHGSAPDIEGKGIANPIASIRSAALMLRHLGYVKGADRLDLAVNQVIREGRFLTPDLKGTSTTDEVLQAVLSKI; this comes from the exons ATGTTCAAAACTCCCATCAGAACCTTTTCAGTATCCGCCAGACAGTCTCTCAAAATTGGTCTCATTCCCGCCGATGGAATTGGAAAGGAGGTCATCCCG GCTGCAAAAGCGGCCATCATTGCTCTAGGATCTGACATACCTAAGCCCGAGTTCATCGACCTTTCAGCAGGATGGGAAACCTTTACCCGCACTGGCGTCGCTCTTCCTGACGAAACGGTTCA GATTCTCCGAGATGAGTGTGACTGCGCTCTCTTCGGTTCAGTCAG TTCCCCTTCTCGAAAGGTTGTTGGCTATTCTTCTCCCATCGTTGCGCTACGAAAAAAGCTCGATTTGTATGCTAATGTCCGCCCTGTGGTCTCG GTGGCTCCTGAAGTTGACCAAAAGCCTGCAGTTGACTTGATTGTTGTTCGCGAGAACACTGAATGTCTG TATGTCAAAGAAGAAACCTTGACTGAAGGACCCAACGGAAAAGAAGCTCGTGCTAGTCGATTGATCACTGAACGTGCTTCTCGCAGAATTGGTCAGATGGCGTTCGAACTTGCCAACGCAAGGCCTCGCAAG CATCTCACAATTATTCACAAGTCCAATGTACTATCAGTAACTGATGGTCTCTTCCGCGAGACTGTTCGCGGAGTAACATCACTTCCTGATGTTAATGGAAAATACAATGGAGTAACAATTGCTGAGCAGCTGGTGGACAGTGCTGTTTACAG ACTGTTCCGTGAACCTGA aATTTTCGACGTTATGGTTGCACCTAACCTCTACGGTGATATTATTTC GGATGCTGCCGCCGCACTTGTTGGATCTCTTGGTTTAATTCCTTCTATCAATGCTGGTGACAACTTTGTTATGGGAGAACC TGTTCATGGTTCAGCGCCGGATATTGAAGGCAAAGGAATTGCTAACCCAATAGCTTCTATTCGTTCAGCGGCTTTGATGCTTCGCCACCTTGGCTATGTCAAGGGTGCTGACAGGTTGGACCTTGCAGTGAACCAGGTTATTAGGGAAGGCCGCTTCCTCACGCCCGACCTCAAGGGAACAAGTACAACAGATGAAGTTCTCCAAGCTGTTCTCAGCAAGATTTAG